CTCACTTCATTTTAAAGTTTCTAACTGCTTCTAATAATTTTGTTTTTGAATTCCAGATTAGTAATCCCGACGAATTCGATGTGATGTTCACAACCTGTGTAAAAAGAGTAGATGTACAGCCTTTTGGCTCAGATGGAGCCTATTACAGCGTGAAGTTTAAACGTCATCCACAGAAACATGTCCTGGACGACTTCCTCTCCAAAGATGATGTTCTGTGCGCCAGCCTCATGATGACCGAGTTTCGACGTGAAGTAAAAACAGCTATTAAGAGTATACAAAGTAAGTGATGTCAGTAGAGTTTAAAAACCTGCAAAAAGCGTGGCCAAAAACAATgttttgcatgcactgtaattcGAAGGGTGGGTTGCATGGATCAGAACAGTAAGGCCTACAAGTGGGCCTACAGAAACAAAAAAGCTGGCTACAGCTGGTACACCTTAtgatactaggcctacaacaaaATAACCTTCTAATTCTAAACTATCGACATTGTAGCCTTTTTCGTCAGAGGGTCCATGTTGTACATATACGCAATTCAATGGCATTCGTGTGTGTTTTCGCAGTTGAAGGCAACTTAAAGATGGAGCCCAAGAAGCCTAAATCTCCAGCTGTgacactgacactgaatgtGGACAAAAAAGAGATTTCAATTGATATCGTCCTCGGTATCGAGGTCGGAGGCAGATGGCCGCTGTGTGCGGAAGATGGCATGAAAATCGAAAAATGGCTGAGCAAGAAGGTGAAACAAGATCTTAAGTTCAAGCCTTACTATCTGGTTCCCAAACACGAAGGGTCTGCAAATAAAGAAGAAGATGGAGTTCTTGCAAAAGGTAGCCACACTTATTTACGCATTTAAACCCAGCGGCCGTATTTAGTATGCCCACAGTTCTAATGTTTATGTTATATGGAATATTTAGACTATGTAAAACGACGCAATTCTGATGCATCCCAGACAACCATGTTATGacacataggcctatgtgtCTGTATCTTAGGTATAGCCTACATTCAAAGGTTAAGAATAAGTAAATACATTAAGAATTTTCAAGAATATTAGTTGTGACAGTTATTTAACACAATTATTTCATTATTCAAGTAAGTTTTGTTCTTTATAACATTCATAATGTACCGTCTTAACTatccaaaatgtaaaaaaaaacaaaaaacaaaaaaaacagaacctACAGTTCAACGAATGTCAGATCAGCTTGTGTCAACATCTGCCCTCATGGCTGAAGATAAAAATGGGCCTACCGCACTCCAACCTACTCACTTCCATTTCACACCTCTTCAATGATGACGTTGATCAGCAGAAAAGAGAAGTGGTTGGgatgaaatttcaaatgctttaaaAAGCAACACTTTTTCATTTTACAGATGTCTGGAGGATATCCTTTTCTCACGTGGAGAAGTTCATCATGAAGAACCACGGCAAAGAGAAGACCTGCTGCGAGGAAAAGGGGCCAAAATGCTGCAGGTGGCAGAATATAGCAAATTTTTAATATTATGAAAACCAACCCATGAAATAGTTGAAATCTACTgcacttcccccccccccccccccataaatgcacaaataggctgacaccagacttaatttcactgcatttcttacttccagtaactatatgcatgtgacaaccttccttgtatccttgtataatAGACCTATTATTAATAATAGCCCTATTCACTGATGCCTTTGTCTTGGTTGTTTTACATCAATAATTGAAGGTTTTACCCAATTCAACTGCATGCACCAAGCGTGCACCAACATTATAGCAGCGTTTTAGATTTAGCCTATAGGCCTGAGGTCAGCAAGACATCCATTTCAAAATAATGAGTGCCATGCCACTGCTTAATTTTGGTTTCAGAGATCTAACTTAAGGTTCTATCATAAATGTAGGGTTCATTTGCCAGCATTTAGATGTATGGAGACGCATGGGACTCAAATAGgataaatcaatatgaaattattCATGTCTACTTTCTGAAAGACTAACAAATGACAATTTTGGATTTATGCAGAAAGCCATGTCTGAAACTCCTGAAGCACCTTCTGGGAGAACTGAAGGCCAAACATGAGACTGAGCTGTCAAAGTTCTGCTCCTACCACGCAAAGACCACCCTTCTACACGCCTGCACAGTACGAACTCAGGACAGTGACTGGAAGCTCTCCAATCTTCATGACTGCTTCCAGCTTCTACTGCAGGATTTTGTGGCGCACTTGAAGCAAAGAGAGCTCCCAAACTTCTTTATCCCCAAGCATAACCTCCTTGGCTCAGTCAGTGCTGAAAGCTGCAGGAAACTTGCCGACTACATCGAAAAGGAGCGCAACAATGGGTTCCCAATTTTCAAAATGATGTAAAGGACTAGCCAATACAATTTTTGGATTTGTACTGTGATGTTTACATATATTTATTGTTTATACTTAACTAACCAAAATTATTCAATAAAATTCACAATTGATAAGACAATTTTTTCTTCAACGATTCGACTGATTTTATTTGAACAAGGCAACAAAAAATTATTTAAACGGATTTCCAAAAAAGTATAACTAAGTTAAATAATACGTTGCCATTAAAAGGAAACAAACACCTGGAACACTGGATGTCTAGAAAAACATAGCCACTTGACTTTGTGGGGACATTAGCGTATTAGAGGTTCAAGGGTAACCACTCTAAAGTGTCCACAGTTCAGCAACCTAGAACGATACCAATTAACCCGATAACCGGGCAACCTAATACACTGTGGTTTGCATCATAGGAATGAATGGATATAGGCAAAAACCGCTCAAACACATGATACTGTGAATGACACCTGTAGATCAGATCCAGGTTAAATCTCTGtcccttctccctcctccacgccctcctcctcctcctctgctcccacCTCGTGTAGGCATcatggccctctctctctgctttttctCAAACCGTTCTGCCATCAAGACCAACTCCTCTGGAAcctcctaaaacacacacacacacagatccatgaACCCTCAAATATCAGTGCTAACGTGAGAAAGTGAAAGGGTAATCCCATCCAAGATCAACACTTCTTTGCGCCTTTTACTGGCAACACTCAGGGTTCCCACTCGAAGTCAGACGCAAAATTCCATGATCTTTGACTTTACCCCAAAAATgctaaaattccctgactttccatgtctggaatagactttccaaaattccatgaaaatccagaaattccatgacccgtgggaaccctgaacACTGTAGAAGTTCATCTGAATAATCATTTATTC
This genomic stretch from Alosa sapidissima isolate fAloSap1 chromosome 16, fAloSap1.pri, whole genome shotgun sequence harbors:
- the cgasa gene encoding cyclic GMP-AMP synthase, with protein sequence MTDRKISPKCQMPRKKTEQKDAKSTDSQRTPTQAKSSTRTPGPKCDRGARGKSTVRSVMVGLPNPPAVSGKGAQRKSPEPKRPPGAAESPRGKSPPPLIRRGCSRDDDLSRGLQKTLGQLKISRDARSKAAKIKNEVVAKIKTHLEKSKNFKEIQPLPTGSYFENLKISNPDEFDVMFTTCVKRVDVQPFGSDGAYYSVKFKRHPQKHVLDDFLSKDDVLCASLMMTEFRREVKTAIKSIQIEGNLKMEPKKPKSPAVTLTLNVDKKEISIDIVLGIEVGGRWPLCAEDGMKIEKWLSKKVKQDLKFKPYYLVPKHEGSANKEEDGVLAKDVWRISFSHVEKFIMKNHGKEKTCCEEKGPKCCRKPCLKLLKHLLGELKAKHETELSKFCSYHAKTTLLHACTVRTQDSDWKLSNLHDCFQLLLQDFVAHLKQRELPNFFIPKHNLLGSVSAESCRKLADYIEKERNNGFPIFKMM